The Halomicronema hongdechloris C2206 genome includes a window with the following:
- a CDS encoding transglutaminase TgpA family protein, translating into MSERVHRSLGRFQPRARHAERVEDSAVLRVLVQALVTIGILSVAVAAAGVTSTSAGNLLAIPLSAIGAYWSWRQRRRRNLAVKFGIAIGMLAALAVFLTRLLAQPGDTRIVLAELLIQLLVLHSFDLPRRKDLGYSMVIGLILLGVAATISQTLAFAPLLLAFWLLALPVLVLDYQSRLGKSLRSWRDLGRMVAWPRLGGVLLVTLALGLAIFAVLPRLPGYQIRNFPISATIDVDADFDGRAIVNPGYTNPGRGTDEDTGAGGGGFEEGGEGTGMATGPGQLDDTAYYGFNQQMNQNLRGTLTPQVVMRVRSQAEGFWRVLAFDHYTGQGWEISRNDSVQTLERSQLSYQTVLPIRFNRGQSREVIQTYTVVDTLPNLIPALYQPSELYFPTREVAIDTEAGLRSPIPLQAGLTYTVISRVPDRDRTRLGQADTTYSEAIRRHYLQVPPAIRQRVRQQAEALLATAPNPIESPYEQALFLAQALKQRYTLQPELPFFGAQQDLVEAFLFTYEGGYPDHFSTTLTVLLRSLGIPARLVVGFGPGEFNPFTGFYVVRNTDAYAMTEVYFPDYGWFAFDPIPGHPLLPPSPKEYEPLSVLKQFWRWVAGWLPSPVAGALNGMLRHIGQVIADALGWFQAMGQGWIGLLWRAVALVGLGFFGWLAWAVGRWGWRHWQWQRLPPVEAVYRRLLVWLHHQGWPKQAHETPIEYAQRLQHILPTQQGQGVATILWAYAHWRYGGLPQNVAVLQATLRSLRRRQNRRRRVNVSP; encoded by the coding sequence ATCTCTGAACGGGTGCATCGGTCTCTTGGCCGCTTCCAACCCAGGGCGAGGCATGCCGAACGGGTGGAGGACTCGGCGGTGTTGCGGGTGCTGGTGCAGGCCCTAGTTACCATAGGCATTCTATCGGTGGCGGTGGCGGCAGCGGGGGTAACCAGCACCTCGGCTGGGAATCTCCTGGCCATTCCCCTCAGTGCCATCGGGGCGTACTGGAGTTGGCGCCAGCGGCGACGGCGCAATTTAGCGGTTAAGTTTGGCATTGCCATTGGCATGCTAGCGGCGCTGGCGGTGTTCTTAACCCGATTGTTGGCCCAGCCAGGGGATACTCGCATTGTCTTGGCCGAGTTGCTGATTCAACTGTTGGTGCTGCACAGCTTCGATCTGCCGCGGCGCAAGGATCTGGGCTATTCCATGGTGATCGGGCTGATCCTGCTGGGAGTAGCAGCCACCATCAGTCAAACCCTAGCCTTTGCCCCGTTACTGCTGGCCTTCTGGTTGCTGGCCCTGCCGGTGTTGGTGCTGGATTACCAGTCTCGGTTGGGTAAGAGCTTGCGGTCATGGCGTGATCTGGGCCGGATGGTGGCGTGGCCGCGGTTGGGGGGTGTCTTGCTGGTCACGCTAGCCCTGGGACTGGCGATCTTTGCGGTGTTGCCGCGGTTACCGGGCTATCAGATTCGCAACTTTCCCATCAGTGCCACCATCGATGTCGATGCTGACTTCGATGGCAGAGCCATTGTCAATCCGGGCTATACCAATCCCGGCCGTGGCACCGACGAGGACACGGGAGCTGGCGGTGGCGGCTTCGAGGAGGGTGGCGAGGGCACGGGCATGGCCACTGGCCCCGGTCAGTTAGACGACACCGCCTACTATGGCTTTAATCAACAGATGAACCAGAACCTGCGCGGTACCCTGACGCCCCAGGTGGTGATGCGGGTGCGATCGCAAGCGGAGGGCTTCTGGCGAGTCTTGGCCTTTGACCATTACACCGGCCAGGGGTGGGAAATTTCCCGCAATGATTCGGTGCAGACCCTAGAGCGGTCTCAATTGTCCTATCAAACGGTGCTGCCGATTCGATTCAACCGGGGCCAGTCCCGGGAAGTGATCCAGACCTACACGGTGGTTGACACCCTGCCTAACCTGATTCCAGCCCTTTACCAACCCTCGGAGCTGTATTTTCCTACCCGGGAGGTGGCCATCGATACCGAAGCCGGGCTGCGCTCGCCAATCCCGCTGCAGGCGGGGTTGACCTATACCGTCATCTCGCGGGTGCCAGACCGCGATCGCACCCGTTTGGGCCAAGCAGACACTACCTATTCAGAGGCTATTCGTCGGCACTATTTGCAGGTGCCCCCGGCCATTCGCCAACGGGTGCGGCAACAGGCCGAGGCGCTGCTAGCCACTGCCCCCAATCCCATTGAGAGCCCCTATGAGCAAGCTCTATTTTTAGCCCAAGCCCTGAAGCAGCGCTATACCCTACAACCGGAGCTGCCCTTCTTCGGAGCACAGCAGGATCTAGTGGAGGCCTTTCTTTTCACCTACGAAGGCGGCTATCCCGATCATTTTTCCACCACCCTGACGGTGCTGTTGCGCTCCCTGGGGATTCCGGCCCGGCTGGTGGTGGGGTTTGGCCCCGGAGAATTTAACCCCTTCACCGGGTTTTATGTGGTTCGCAACACCGATGCCTACGCCATGACAGAGGTGTACTTCCCGGACTATGGCTGGTTCGCCTTCGACCCGATTCCGGGCCATCCCTTGCTGCCGCCCAGCCCCAAGGAGTATGAACCCTTGAGTGTGCTGAAACAGTTCTGGAGATGGGTGGCAGGCTGGTTACCATCCCCAGTCGCAGGCGCCCTCAATGGCATGCTAAGACACATCGGCCAGGTGATTGCCGATGCATTGGGCTGGTTTCAGGCCATGGGCCAGGGTTGGATTGGTCTGCTGTGGAGGGCTGTGGCTCTAGTTGGCCTGGGCTTTTTCGGCTGGCTGGCCTGGGCAGTGGGGCGGTGGGGCTGGCGCCACTGGCAGTGGCAACGCCTGCCGCCCGTAGAGGCTGTCTATCGTCGCTTGCTGGTTTGGCTGCACCATCAGGGCTGGCCTAAGCAAGCCCACGAGACTCCGATAGAGTACGCTCAGCGCCTACAGCACATCCTGCCTACCCAGCAGGGCCAGGGGGTTGCCACCATCCTTTGGGCCTATGCCCATTGGCGCTACGGGGGGCTGCCGCAGAATGTGGCGGTCTTGCAGGCCACGTTGCGATCGCTACGGCGGCGCCAAAACCGTCGTCGCCGAGTCAACGTGAGTCCTTAA
- a CDS encoding NACHT C-terminal helical domain 2-containing protein, whose translation MSARADGLIKLMQQKTDEILSFEPRLIEFLTWVNQKASQIETKRPQSFVRAFYFIYSLSREEIISPLDSTTIEPEMDLDRLLLNFLSNLKKLSKTSESSSEVFTAWDKVKADLQIINATIQLTSFPSKDSFQTGWQETMETLQLQSDMQEQWMDNLGAVVSRLQAHLIRHRDIGHDWHFSDAEIETLQEYYNANQLLLDCLNGDCYVSRQLQKQVRNTLFRV comes from the coding sequence ATGTCTGCTCGGGCTGATGGTTTGATCAAGCTCATGCAGCAGAAAACTGATGAGATTCTATCATTTGAGCCGCGGCTCATTGAGTTTCTGACCTGGGTGAATCAGAAGGCGTCACAGATAGAGACAAAACGGCCTCAATCTTTCGTTCGAGCCTTTTATTTCATCTATTCACTCAGCCGCGAAGAGATAATTAGCCCCCTGGATTCCACGACAATCGAGCCAGAAATGGATCTAGATCGGTTGTTGCTTAATTTTCTGAGTAACCTCAAAAAACTATCCAAGACTTCAGAGTCTAGCTCTGAAGTCTTCACAGCCTGGGACAAGGTCAAGGCCGATTTACAGATCATTAATGCGACGATTCAGCTCACCTCATTTCCCAGCAAAGACTCATTCCAGACTGGCTGGCAAGAGACCATGGAAACACTACAATTGCAGTCGGATATGCAAGAGCAGTGGATGGATAATCTAGGCGCTGTAGTATCTCGACTGCAGGCACACCTTATTCGCCACCGTGATATTGGTCACGATTGGCACTTTAGTGACGCTGAGATTGAGACTTTGCAGGAATACTACAATGCCAATCAGCTATTGCTAGACTGCCTCAACGGGGATTGCTATGTCAGCCGCCAGCTGCAAAAGCAGGTTAGGAATACCCTATTTCGGGTGTAG
- a CDS encoding NACHT domain-containing protein, which yields MQEEISQDFLVKLAREYGLTSLEEEAFVETFSSEITDQVIIKNLNISLSAYKARMGNVYVKFSFREGGRGKKERLRYFLQEQYHRENPNHPSRLSDIDTDAFVNELNERLREKIRNECSTMRVLDMTSPLELSSIFTEINVLEQVSRHRRLRIDDLLRDFQAKNDGNSLDRFGLNRRIVKKISGIDYVQQQEKLLVIGKPGAGKTTFLKHIAIQCSERKLFPDHLPIFVVLKDFAEKNGSPSLLEYLIQDHDSWKVHGYEIEYLLKERRVLLLLDGLDEVRIEDLHRVNQQIQSFTENFHGNRFILTCRVAAQEYVFEQFTEVEVADFNEQQIQEFANHWFTHKQTPDKAARFLEKLQRNPRIQELATNPLLLTLLCLVFEEEADFPDSRAELYEEGINTLLRRWDASRNIERGQLYQELSVARKVGMLSHIALQAFEQSAIFFRKQTLADYIANYIVNLPGKRNRKLLPYEMERQGEIVLKSIEAQHGLFVERAYGIYSFSHLSFQEYFAAKAIASEYELERLQTVFEQVRNKQWNEVFLLAVNTGLFHSKNGLEGI from the coding sequence ATGCAGGAAGAAATATCGCAGGATTTCCTCGTCAAATTGGCGAGGGAATATGGTTTGACGTCGCTTGAGGAAGAAGCCTTTGTCGAGACATTCTCCAGTGAAATAACCGATCAAGTCATTATTAAGAACCTAAACATTTCCCTGTCTGCCTATAAAGCGCGGATGGGGAATGTCTATGTGAAATTTAGCTTCAGGGAAGGTGGGCGGGGTAAGAAAGAGCGACTCCGCTATTTTCTCCAGGAACAATATCACCGAGAAAATCCGAACCACCCTAGTCGTTTGAGTGACATAGACACCGACGCCTTTGTGAACGAACTTAATGAGCGATTAAGGGAAAAAATTCGTAATGAGTGCAGTACCATGCGAGTGCTCGATATGACGAGCCCCTTGGAACTGTCCAGCATTTTCACGGAGATTAATGTCTTAGAGCAAGTCTCAAGGCATCGACGGTTACGGATTGATGACCTACTTCGGGATTTTCAAGCTAAAAATGACGGCAATAGCTTGGATCGCTTCGGCCTGAATCGCAGAATAGTGAAGAAGATATCCGGAATTGATTATGTGCAACAGCAAGAAAAACTACTGGTCATAGGTAAGCCAGGTGCTGGCAAAACTACATTCCTCAAGCACATAGCCATTCAGTGTAGCGAGCGTAAACTCTTTCCTGACCATTTACCCATATTTGTCGTCCTCAAAGATTTTGCGGAGAAGAATGGATCACCTAGTCTGCTAGAATACCTGATTCAGGATCATGACTCCTGGAAGGTGCATGGTTATGAAATCGAGTACCTACTCAAAGAGAGACGGGTTTTACTGCTCTTGGATGGACTAGATGAAGTACGGATAGAAGACTTACACCGAGTCAATCAGCAAATCCAAAGTTTTACTGAAAATTTTCATGGGAATCGCTTTATCTTAACCTGCCGAGTTGCGGCTCAAGAATACGTCTTTGAGCAGTTTACTGAAGTAGAAGTTGCCGATTTCAACGAGCAGCAAATCCAGGAGTTTGCCAATCACTGGTTTACCCATAAACAAACACCTGACAAGGCGGCCCGCTTCTTGGAAAAACTCCAACGAAATCCTCGGATTCAAGAGTTGGCAACGAATCCATTATTGCTAACCCTGCTATGCTTGGTTTTCGAAGAGGAGGCAGATTTTCCAGACAGTCGGGCAGAGTTATATGAAGAGGGAATTAATACACTCTTAAGGCGATGGGATGCCAGCCGTAATATTGAGCGGGGTCAGCTCTACCAAGAACTCTCTGTTGCTCGAAAAGTAGGCATGCTAAGCCACATTGCCCTGCAAGCATTTGAGCAATCAGCCATTTTCTTCAGGAAACAAACTCTTGCCGACTACATCGCCAACTATATTGTCAATCTGCCGGGCAAGCGCAATCGTAAACTCCTGCCCTATGAGATGGAACGGCAGGGAGAGATTGTCTTGAAATCTATAGAGGCACAGCATGGTTTGTTTGTAGAGCGTGCCTACGGTATTTACTCATTCTCTCACCTCAGCTTTCAAGAGTACTTTGCTGCCAAGGCGATTGCCTCTGAGTATGAGCTTGAGCGATTACAAACTGTGTTTGAGCAGGTCAGAAACAAGCAATGGAATGAGGTATTTCTGTTGGCGGTGAATACAGGGCTATTTCATTCTAAAAATGGCCTTGAGGGTATCTAG
- a CDS encoding NfeD family protein — translation MQSFNFDLYSPYPIELRQQVGIATVCRTITPERSGRVHFEATDWPARLYDPTLHQSLEPDALVHVIGRQGLTLLVTPKSRVAVPSSAQSLDYLSS, via the coding sequence ATGCAATCCTTTAATTTTGATCTTTATAGCCCCTATCCGATCGAATTACGGCAACAAGTAGGCATTGCTACCGTATGTCGCACCATAACTCCTGAGCGTTCCGGTCGAGTTCACTTTGAAGCCACGGATTGGCCTGCCCGCCTCTATGATCCGACCCTGCATCAAAGTCTTGAGCCGGATGCCTTGGTTCACGTTATTGGACGTCAGGGTCTGACGCTGCTAGTTACGCCTAAGTCAAGGGTCGCTGTCCCCAGTTCGGCTCAATCGCTGGACTATCTTTCTAGCTAG
- a CDS encoding M48 family metalloprotease, which yields MVPSDSPNAFATGRDPNHAAIALTQGLIDLLPDDQLDSVIAHELTHVRNRDTLTQAVAGTLSRAMTYLGRILTLGALYFPVALVGRRGSNPIAILFLLVVGPLAAGLLRMAISRTRECAADAGAAEITGNLLALVKALETLETRGQEVPIHGNPAFASMFIMNPLSKEGLMTLFMTHPPTEDRIKRLQELAEKAESTEAATSTVSPSA from the coding sequence GTGGTGCCGTCGGACTCTCCCAATGCATTTGCCACCGGACGCGATCCGAACCACGCTGCGATCGCATTGACCCAAGGCCTCATCGATCTACTGCCGGATGATCAGTTAGACAGTGTGATTGCCCACGAGCTCACCCATGTACGCAACCGCGATACCCTGACCCAAGCGGTGGCGGGGACACTTTCCAGAGCAATGACTTACCTGGGGCGCATTCTGACGCTAGGGGCCCTGTACTTTCCCGTTGCCCTAGTCGGGCGACGGGGTAGCAATCCCATTGCCATTTTGTTTTTGCTGGTGGTTGGTCCCCTGGCCGCCGGTTTACTGCGCATGGCCATCTCCCGCACTCGAGAATGTGCCGCTGATGCCGGTGCCGCCGAGATTACAGGGAACCTCCTGGCCCTGGTAAAGGCGTTGGAAACCCTGGAAACCCGGGGACAGGAGGTGCCGATTCACGGCAATCCGGCCTTTGCCTCGATGTTCATCATGAATCCGCTCTCAAAAGAAGGGCTGATGACGTTGTTCATGACCCATCCTCCCACTGAAGATCGCATCAAGCGATTGCAAGAGCTGGCGGAAAAAGCCGAGTCCACTGAGGCTGCAACTAGTACCGTGAGCCCAAGCGCCTAG
- a CDS encoding PIN domain-containing protein — MILLSDANVLIDLGYVDGLSVLTQLGTVEVLDVVFDECCHPRQPDLPEAIVTAGIQTVTVTQEWALLARAYQRGPLSFQDALCLYYAKTYQRLLLTNEKPLRRSCQKQQVPVHGTLWIIQSVYERQLASAELLCEWLSILKRHNRRLPKAEVNILAKSIGC, encoded by the coding sequence TTGATTCTGCTGTCAGATGCCAATGTCCTCATAGACCTGGGCTATGTTGATGGCTTATCCGTCTTGACACAGTTGGGCACAGTCGAGGTTCTGGATGTCGTCTTTGATGAATGCTGCCACCCTCGTCAGCCGGATTTGCCGGAGGCGATCGTGACTGCTGGCATTCAAACGGTTACCGTCACCCAAGAGTGGGCGCTCCTAGCCCGCGCCTATCAAAGGGGACCACTCAGTTTTCAAGATGCCCTCTGCCTGTACTATGCCAAGACCTATCAACGGCTGTTGTTAACCAACGAAAAGCCTCTCCGAAGATCCTGTCAGAAGCAGCAAGTCCCAGTTCATGGCACCCTCTGGATTATCCAGTCCGTTTATGAGCGCCAATTAGCCAGTGCAGAACTCCTGTGTGAATGGCTCTCTATCCTCAAGCGCCACAACCGCCGATTGCCCAAAGCTGAAGTCAATATCCTTGCAAAATCAATAGGATGCTAA
- a CDS encoding XRE family transcriptional regulator codes for MRNVNSIRIYREQAGISQAELGQYLGVTRQTIAAWEKGDREPSVAQLTQIAQFLDIAVDLLLPDTEAVAMPETAGLMFRADQPSALNPHLRAALSRKAEDYTFIEQLIHEIPTLPEMRPLAGYDAHVVEEVAREIRDWLGMGETCPLGDALALLESKGLKVILHPLPNEISGFSAYTETSGAVIFINAVHPTERKFFTALHELAHLIFHRQEYRVPNEKAGGRSDPREKVANHFAGAVLLPEDVIRRELHGYRRRWLPEPLLADMKRRYGVSMRTVLYRAADVGIISQKQKEQQIGQLNKKHGLTNEPVDLPDSERLTRLERMVFLALLQEEITISRAAEILGKPLVELRDTLNDWLEELEV; via the coding sequence ATGAGAAATGTTAACTCAATCCGAATTTATCGAGAGCAAGCCGGAATCTCTCAGGCAGAGCTGGGACAATATCTAGGGGTTACCCGGCAAACGATCGCCGCGTGGGAAAAGGGCGATCGGGAACCGTCTGTCGCTCAACTCACCCAAATTGCTCAGTTCTTGGACATCGCAGTCGATCTGCTACTGCCAGACACCGAGGCTGTGGCCATGCCCGAAACGGCAGGGCTGATGTTTCGGGCTGATCAGCCCTCGGCGCTCAATCCTCACCTGCGGGCGGCCCTCTCCCGAAAAGCCGAAGACTATACCTTTATTGAGCAACTGATCCACGAAATCCCCACCCTGCCAGAGATGCGCCCGCTGGCCGGGTACGATGCTCATGTCGTTGAAGAAGTCGCACGGGAGATTCGCGACTGGCTGGGCATGGGCGAAACCTGCCCCTTGGGAGATGCCCTGGCCCTATTGGAGTCGAAAGGGCTGAAGGTCATCTTGCACCCGCTGCCCAACGAGATCTCAGGGTTTTCGGCCTACACCGAAACCTCAGGTGCCGTCATCTTTATCAATGCGGTTCATCCCACGGAGCGGAAATTCTTCACTGCCCTCCACGAGCTTGCCCACCTAATTTTTCATCGTCAGGAGTATCGAGTCCCCAACGAAAAAGCAGGCGGGCGCTCTGACCCACGGGAAAAGGTAGCCAACCACTTCGCCGGGGCCGTTCTCTTGCCCGAAGATGTCATCCGCCGTGAACTGCATGGTTATCGCCGGCGCTGGCTGCCAGAACCCCTACTCGCCGATATGAAGCGACGATATGGCGTCAGCATGAGAACCGTTTTGTACCGAGCTGCTGACGTCGGCATCATCTCCCAAAAACAAAAAGAGCAGCAAATTGGCCAGCTCAATAAGAAGCATGGCCTAACCAATGAACCTGTTGATTTACCAGACTCCGAACGTTTAACTCGCCTGGAACGCATGGTCTTTCTGGCCTTGCTCCAAGAAGAAATTACGATTTCTAGAGCCGCAGAGATTTTAGGCAAGCCTTTGGTCGAGTTGCGCGACACACTGAACGACTGGTTGGAGGAACTGGAAGTTTGA